The DNA region GGCGCCTCAGGGGTGCCCACGCCCTCAGCGGGTATGAATGCAGGCTTTATCACATCTGTGATAAGCTGTGCGGGAGGTCCGTCGGGAACATCAGGTCCGATATCGTCGGGAATGCTGTCGTCAGGCATACTGTCATCTGGTATATCGTCGGGAAAATCAGGATAATCCGGCTCGGGGGGCTGAGGTGCGTCCTCGGAGGGCTTGTAGTTGCGTATCTTTTCAAGCTCCTTCTTAGCCATCTTGATATCCTGCTCAACTATCTTTACAGCGTTTTCCTTCTGGGCAAGTTCCAGCTCTACCACGGTCATATCGTATTCAAGTATCGCATCGCCCTTTTTAACGCTCTGACCTTCCTCAACGTATACTTCCTTTACCAGCTTCTCGGTATCTATATATACTCTCTGGGTATTGGAAGACTGCACGCGTCCGTCAAGTCCTCTGTAGTAGTAATCGAAATATTCGCTGTCCTGCATCATAAGGCTGACAGGCACTACATCAACTACGACTTTTTCCTGCTTGCTGTCCTTGTACTTTTTCATGCCGAAATATCCGCCGCCGCCGAGTACTGCCACACAGAGAAGAAATATTATCAGTTTTTTCATTCGCTCTCCTCCTCCTCTTTCTTGACACGGCTGTTGAATGCGCCGCTGTGCAGTTCGCCGTCACGGATATACATTACACGCTTTGCGTGTTCGGCTATCTCGGGTTCGTGGGTTATCATAACTATGGTCACGCCGTCCTTGTTCAGCTCTTCAAAAAGCTCCATTACATCGTCGCCCGATTTTGTATCCAGCGCACCTGTAGGTTCGTCCGCCAGCAGCAGTTTGGGTCTGTTGACTATCGCCCTTGCTATGGCAACTCTCTGCTTCTGTCCGCCTGAAAGCTGTGTGGGATTGAAGTTCATTCTGTCCTCAAGACCTACTCTGTGCAGAGCCTCTTTCGCCATTTCGCGGCGTCTTTTTCTGGAAAGTCCCGCATACAGCAGAGGCAGTTCAACATTTTCAAGTGCCGACTGTCTCGGCAGAAGATTGAAGTTCTGGAAAACGAAACCTATCTTGGTATTGCGTATATCCGAAAGCTGCTTGTCACTGCATTTCATTATATCCGAACCATCGAATATGAAGCTGCCCTTTGTCTGCTTGTCAAGGCAGCCGATAATGTTCATCAGGGTGGATTTGCCCGAACCCGAGGGTCCCATTATCGCAACATACTCGCCGTCATCAACGCTCAGCGATATGTCTTTAAGTACGGGGACGGGTTCTTTGCCCTGCATATAATCCTTGAAGATATTGTTCAGTTCAAATACCATATTG from Ruminococcus albus AD2013 includes:
- a CDS encoding ABC transporter ATP-binding protein, with the protein product MVFELNNIFKDYMQGKEPVPVLKDISLSVDDGEYVAIMGPSGSGKSTLMNIIGCLDKQTKGSFIFDGSDIMKCSDKQLSDIRNTKIGFVFQNFNLLPRQSALENVELPLLYAGLSRKRRREMAKEALHRVGLEDRMNFNPTQLSGGQKQRVAIARAIVNRPKLLLADEPTGALDTKSGDDVMELFEELNKDGVTIVMITHEPEIAEHAKRVMYIRDGELHSGAFNSRVKKEEEESE